GCGCTGCTGCTGCTGGTCGGCGCAACAGTGCCGGCCGGCGCCGCCGGGCGCGCCGACCCGGGGGCGGAGTGCCCGCTCGACCAGCCGGACTGCAGCGTCTGGGACGACGAGCCCGGCACGCCGGGCGGTCCCGGCGGTGGCGGCGACAACGGCGGCGGCGGGGACTCCGGCGGCGGTGGGGGCGGCGGTGTCTGCCAGTGGGGCGGGCGGACCATCGCCTGCTACGACGACCTGCTGGGCTGGTTCGACAACGGCGACGGGTGCTACTACAAGCTGACCGAGGGGCCGGTCGAGCCGCCCGAGGGTCAGCAGTGGTATTTGCAGACCTGCAACGGCGGTGATCTGGGCGCCCAGGACGTGGTGCTGTTGGACGGGCCACCGCCCGGCTACGGCGCGCCGCCCGACCCGGAGGAGCTGGCCCGCCGCGCCCTGGCGTCGATCAAACTGCTGCCGGCCCGGCTCCGGGTGGCACCCCGCAAGAGCGTCGGCCCCGGGCTGGTCGGCCTGCCCGTCTGGATGTGGGCGACGCCGAGCGCCAGCTACTTCGGCCCGCTGCGCGCCTCCGCGTCCGACCGTGGCCTGACCGTCTCCATCGAGGCGAAGGTCGACCGGATCGTCTGGGACATGGGCAATGACGAGACGGTCCCCTGCCCGGGTGCCGGCACCCCGTACGACCCGAAGGGACCCCGTGCCGGCCAGACGTCCCCGGACTGCGGCTACGACAGCGGCTACCCGAAGGCCGGGACCTACCGGGTCGGCGCCACCACGCACTGGACGGTGCGGTGGTGGACCGACGATGGCGTCGAGGGCGAACCGATTCCGCAGACCCGGACCAGCGGCACAGTGCCGATCCTGATCAACGAACTCCAGGTGGTGAACAGGTGAGCCTCGCGACGCGCAACGGAACCCCGGTGGACGCGCCGGTCAGCCCGCCCAAGGTGGTCCGGCAGCGCCGGGTCCGCCCGGGGCTGCTGGGTCTGGCCGTACTCCTGATCGCGCTGGGTGGGCTGGGCGCGGCGTTCGCGGTCACCTCGGTCCGGGCCACCGGCAGCTACCTCGCGGTGGCCCGGCCGGTGGAGGTGGGCCGGGAGATCAGCGCCGCTGACCTGGTCGCCGTGCAGGTCGCCGGCGGCCAGGGGCTGCGCCCGGTGCCCGCCGGCCGGCTGGACGAGGTGGTCGGCAAGCGCGCCGCCGTGGCGCTGGTCCCGGGCACCCTGCTCACGCTGGGGCAGGTCACCGACGACCCGCTGCTCGGCCCCGGCCAGCAGCAACTCGCGCTCGGCCTGAAGACCGCGCAGGTGCCGGCGCGTGAACTGCACCCCGGCGACAAGGTCCTGCTGGTCAGCACCCCGGACGACAACGCGTCCGGAGCGGCCGCCGCCGGCACCCGCTTCTCCGCCACCGTGATCGACATGGTCAGCCCGGCGAACGACGACAAGGTGCTGTACCTGGCGCTCACCATCCGGGACGTGCCCGCGGTGGTGGCGCTGGCCGCGCAGGAGCGGATCGCCGTCGTGCTGACCGAGGTGGCCTGAGCATGGCGATCATCGCGCTGGTGTCCGCGAAGGGTTCGCCCGGCGTGACCACCTCGGCGCTGGCCTGCGCGCTGGCCTGGCACCGACGACTGGTGCTCGCGGAGTGCGACCCGGCCGGCGGGTCGATCCTCGCCGGCTACCTGGGTGGTCAGCTGGACGGACCGCGCGGCATCGGCGAGCTGGCCGTCGGAGAGCTGCGCGACGGCAACCTGGAGACCGCCTTCTGGTCCCAGCTGGTCGACCTCGACGCGCCCCGGCGGGAACGGCTGCTGCTGCCCGGGCTGGTCGACCCGACACAGGCCGGCAGCGTCACCCCGCTCTGGCAACGCTTCGCCGACTACTTCAACGCCCTCGACCGCGGCACCCCCGGCTACGACGTGCTGGTCGACTGCGGCCGGCTGCACGTCAACGGCCCGCCGTGGCCGGTGCTGCGGGCCGCCTCGGTGGTGCTGCTGGTGACCCGGGCCGAGCTGCCGGACCTCTCCGGCACGCGGGCGGTGGTCAGCGCGATCGAACGGGACTTCGCCGAGCACCGGGTACCGCCCGGCACCCTGCGGCTGCTGCTGGTCGGCAACGGGCACGGGCGGGCCGAGATCAGCCGTGCGCTGAAACTGCCGGTGATCGCCCGGCTGCCGCACGACTCGCGTACCGCCGGGGTGCTCAGCCTGGGCGGGACGGTGCGGGCCGGACGGCCGCTGCTGCGCGCGGCGGCCGCGCTGGAGGTGCCGGTCGGCGCGCTGCTGGAGCGGCGGCGCGCCCGGCTGGCCTGGCCGGTGCAGCAGGGGGTGCCGGATGCGGTTTGAACCAGTCTCCGCCGACCCACGCCAACAGCCGCCGGGCGTCACCTCCACGACGCCGCCGCTGGCCGCGCCGAACGGCCGCAACCACCACGCGGTGCCGATGCCACCCCCGGCACCCGCGGCCAGCCCGCCGCCGGAGCCGCCACCCCGCCCCCGGATGGACTTCCAGGTGGTCCGGGAACTGCGCCGGGAACTGACCGAACGGCTCACGCTGTGGCAGCGCGGCCGTGAGTTCACCGTCGACGAGGAGGACACCGAGCGCGCCCGGCTGGCCGTCGCCGTGGTCGCCGAGTACGCGGACGCGGTCCGCCGGGCCGGCACGCCGATGGCTGCCGGCGAGGAACGCCTGCTGCTCGACCAGGTGACCGCCGAGCTGGTCGGACTGGGCCGCCTGCAGACCCTGCTGGTCGACGACACCATCGAGGAGGTGCACATCCTCGGCTGCGACCAGGTACGCATCACCCGGCACGGCGGCGGGGTGGACTGGGCCGAACCGATCGCCGACAGCGACGCGGAACTGGTGGAGATCCTCCAGGCGGCGGCACGCCGTGCGGGCGCGACCGAGCGGTCACTGTCCACCGTGAAGCCCACCCTCGACCTGCAACTGCCCGACGGCAGCCGGCTGGCCGCGGTGTTCCTGGTCAGCCACCGCCCGTACGCGGTGATCCGCAAGCACAACACCCTGGACGTGAGCCTGGACGACGTGGCCGGGGCCCGGGGTGACCTGGACGAGATGATCGACCCACTGTTGCGGGACTTCCTCCGCGCGGCGATGCGCGCCGGGCTGAACATCATGGTCGCCGGGCTGGCCGGCGCCGGGAAGACCACGATCATCCGGGCGCTGATGAACGAGATCCCGACCGACGAGCCGTACGTGCTGCTGGAGGAGAGCCGGGAGCTGCTGCCGGCCCGCCGCCGGGAGCGGCACCGGGCGGTGATGAGCTTCGAGGCCCGCGAGGGGCACGGCGAACGTGGCTTCGACGGCCGACCGGCCGGCGAGGTGACGATCGCCGACCTGATCCCGCTCTCGCTCAGGATGGGCGTGCTGCGGATCATCGTGGGTGAGGTTCGGTCCCGGGAGATCGTGCCGATGCTCCAGGCGATGACCACCAGCCGGGGCTCGATGTGCACCATCCACGCCCGCACGTCCGCCGGCGTCGGTGAACGGATCGTCGAGTTGGCCCTGGCGCACGGCCGCGAGATGACCGTCGACCAGGCCCGCCGGATGGCCGGCAACGCCCTGGACCTGATCGTCTACGTCACCGTCGAGGACGAGACCGCGATCGGCGGTCGCAAGCACCGGTTCGTCTCCCATGTGGAGGAGGTGATCGGGGCCGGCGAAGCCGGGCGCATCACCACCACCACGGTCTTCGGACCCGGCCCGGACGGCCGCGCGGTCCCCCGGCACCTGCCCGAACGGGTACGCGACCAACTGCTGCGGGTGGGCTACGACGCCCGGCTGCTCACCCGGTGGATCGAGGCCGGCGCCGGTGCCTGGCGCCGCCCCCGGCAGACCCGACTGGCCCGGCGGTGATCAGGTGCGGGGCAGCCTGGAACTGATAGCGGTGGTCTCCGGCGCCGCCTGCGTCGCGGGGCTGCTGCTGGCCGTTGTCGCACTGGTCGGCACCCGACGGCCCGCCGGCCCCGGCCCGGGCGCCGGACCGGGTCTGGGTCGGCTCTGGCGCGGCTCCGGCGCCACCCCCGGCGAGCGGCGGGCCTACCAGGCTCTGCTGATCACCGCGCTGGTCGCCGGCGCGCTGGCCTTTCTGCTGACCGGGCTGCCGGTGGTGGGTCTGCTGGTGGCGGTGGCGGTGCCCGGCACCCCGTGGCTGTTCGCGGTGGGCAAGGCCGAGCAACGGGCGATCGCCCGGATCGAGGCGGTCGGCGAGTGGACCCGCCGGCTCAAGGACGTCTCCGGCACCGGACAGGGCCTCCAGCAGTCGATCATCGGCACGATCGGCAGCGTGCCACCCGGCATCGAGGACGAGGTACGGCTGCTCGCCGCCCGGTTGCAGGCCGGTTGGTTGGCCCGCTCCGCGCTGCTGGCGTTCGCCGACGACATCGGTGACCCGGTCTGCGACCAGGTGGTGGCGGCGCTGATCCTGCACCTCACCGACCGGGGCGAGCGGCTGGGTGACGTGCTGGGCTCGATCGCCGGCGCGGCGGCCGCGGAGGTCGCCACCCGGCGGGAGATCGAGGCCAAGCGCACCCAGCCCCGGTTCGCGGTCCGCTTCCTCACCGGAATGACGCTCGCCACCCTGGCGTACGGGCTGATCAACACCGAGTACATCGAGCCGTACGGCACGCCTGTGGGTCAACTGGTGATGGCCGCCCTCGGTGCCGCCTTCATCGGCCTGCTGGCCTGGGTGCGGTCGATGAGCCAGCCGCAGCGGCCGGCCCGCTTCCTGCCGTCGCCGGACCCGCAGGAGGTGATCGCGTGACCGTGATCGTGAACTGGCACCTGGCCATCGCGGTGTGCGGCGGAGCCGCCGTGGGTCTGGGCCTGTTCCTGGTGGTCCGCGAGCTGGTGCCGGCGGCCCCGGCGCTCGGGCCGGCACTGCGCCGGTTGCACCAGCCGGCCGGCACCGGCCGGGTCGCCGCTCCCGCGTCCCGGCAACTGGACTGGTTGACCGGGCTGGCCCGCTGGCTGCGGCCGCCGCACCGGCAGCTCGCCCTGATCGACCAGACCTCCGAGCAGTACGCGCTGTCGGTGCTCCTCTCGGCGCTGATCGGACTGGCCGTGCCGACCCTGCTCGGGGTGGCCCTGTTCGTGCTCGGCATCTCGCTGCCGCTGGTCGTACCGGTACTCGGCAGCCTCGGCATGGCGCTGATCGCCGGGCTGCTGGCACACCGGTCGGTGCTGGCCAAGGCGGACGCCGCCCGGGACGAGTTCCGCCAGGCCGTCTGCACGTATCTGGACCTGGTGGCGTTGCAGCTCTCCGCCGCGCACGGGCCGGTGCAGTCGCTGGAGCGGGCCGCGGCGGTGTGCGACGGCTGGGTCTTCGACCGGATCCAGGAGTCGCTGCGGATCGCCCAGATGCAGATGCACGCGCCCTGGGACGAGCTGCGCGACCTCGCCGACAAGATCGGCATTCCGGAGCTGGGCGACGTCGGCGCGATCATGCGCTCCTCCGGAAGTGAGGGAGCGCAGGTGCACGAAACCCTGCGCAGCCGGGCCGACTCGCTACGCGACCAGATCCGCACCGACAACCTCGCCCGCGCCGAGGGGGTGACCAGCAAGCTCGACATTCCAGGCGCACTGCTCGTCTTCGTGCTGCTCGGCTTCGTCGTCTACCCGTTCATCGCCCGTGTCTGATCCGACCCCCAGAAGGAGTACGCCATGTCCCTCATCAGCTACCTGCACGTCGTGATGACGACGCGCCTGGCCGAGCTGCGTCGCGACGGCGAACGCGGCGACAGTCCGGTGCCGACCGCGGTGATCATCTTCGGTCTGGTCTTCGTGGCGACCATCGTCACCGGCCTGGCCCTGGGCAAGGCCAACGACTGGATGAAGGCAATCCCGAACCACACGAACCCGAAGTAGCGGACATGCGCCGAGCCGCGTTCCCGAGGTGCCGCCGGGCGATGGCCGGTGCCCGGCGCCACCTCGCGGCCGGCGACCGGGAGCTGGGAGCCAATCCGGTGGAGCTGGCCGTGGTGATGCCGCTGATCCTGGTGCTGCTCTTCGCCTCGCTCCAGGTCGCGGCCGTTTTCCTGGCCCGTTCCACGGCGTTGAACGCCGCCCAGGGCGGGGTCAACGCCCAGCGGTTGTACGACGCTCCGGACGACGCCGGGGTCGTCAGCGCCACCCGCTTCCTGAACGCCACCGGCGGCTGGCTGGTGGGCTGGGCGAAGACTGGTCCGAGCTGCGTGACCACCGATACCGAGGTGACCTGCACGGTGCGCGGCCGGTCCCTGTCGGTGGTGCCCGGCGTGGACTTCGCGGTGCGGCAGACCGCCCACGGCACAGTG
Above is a window of Micromonospora coriariae DNA encoding:
- a CDS encoding SAF domain-containing protein: MSLATRNGTPVDAPVSPPKVVRQRRVRPGLLGLAVLLIALGGLGAAFAVTSVRATGSYLAVARPVEVGREISAADLVAVQVAGGQGLRPVPAGRLDEVVGKRAAVALVPGTLLTLGQVTDDPLLGPGQQQLALGLKTAQVPARELHPGDKVLLVSTPDDNASGAAAAGTRFSATVIDMVSPANDDKVLYLALTIRDVPAVVALAAQERIAVVLTEVA
- a CDS encoding P-loop NTPase family protein, producing the protein MAIIALVSAKGSPGVTTSALACALAWHRRLVLAECDPAGGSILAGYLGGQLDGPRGIGELAVGELRDGNLETAFWSQLVDLDAPRRERLLLPGLVDPTQAGSVTPLWQRFADYFNALDRGTPGYDVLVDCGRLHVNGPPWPVLRAASVVLLVTRAELPDLSGTRAVVSAIERDFAEHRVPPGTLRLLLVGNGHGRAEISRALKLPVIARLPHDSRTAGVLSLGGTVRAGRPLLRAAAALEVPVGALLERRRARLAWPVQQGVPDAV
- a CDS encoding CpaF family protein → MRFEPVSADPRQQPPGVTSTTPPLAAPNGRNHHAVPMPPPAPAASPPPEPPPRPRMDFQVVRELRRELTERLTLWQRGREFTVDEEDTERARLAVAVVAEYADAVRRAGTPMAAGEERLLLDQVTAELVGLGRLQTLLVDDTIEEVHILGCDQVRITRHGGGVDWAEPIADSDAELVEILQAAARRAGATERSLSTVKPTLDLQLPDGSRLAAVFLVSHRPYAVIRKHNTLDVSLDDVAGARGDLDEMIDPLLRDFLRAAMRAGLNIMVAGLAGAGKTTIIRALMNEIPTDEPYVLLEESRELLPARRRERHRAVMSFEAREGHGERGFDGRPAGEVTIADLIPLSLRMGVLRIIVGEVRSREIVPMLQAMTTSRGSMCTIHARTSAGVGERIVELALAHGREMTVDQARRMAGNALDLIVYVTVEDETAIGGRKHRFVSHVEEVIGAGEAGRITTTTVFGPGPDGRAVPRHLPERVRDQLLRVGYDARLLTRWIEAGAGAWRRPRQTRLARR
- a CDS encoding type II secretion system F family protein, whose protein sequence is MRGSLELIAVVSGAACVAGLLLAVVALVGTRRPAGPGPGAGPGLGRLWRGSGATPGERRAYQALLITALVAGALAFLLTGLPVVGLLVAVAVPGTPWLFAVGKAEQRAIARIEAVGEWTRRLKDVSGTGQGLQQSIIGTIGSVPPGIEDEVRLLAARLQAGWLARSALLAFADDIGDPVCDQVVAALILHLTDRGERLGDVLGSIAGAAAAEVATRREIEAKRTQPRFAVRFLTGMTLATLAYGLINTEYIEPYGTPVGQLVMAALGAAFIGLLAWVRSMSQPQRPARFLPSPDPQEVIA
- a CDS encoding type II secretion system F family protein; protein product: MVNWHLAIAVCGGAAVGLGLFLVVRELVPAAPALGPALRRLHQPAGTGRVAAPASRQLDWLTGLARWLRPPHRQLALIDQTSEQYALSVLLSALIGLAVPTLLGVALFVLGISLPLVVPVLGSLGMALIAGLLAHRSVLAKADAARDEFRQAVCTYLDLVALQLSAAHGPVQSLERAAAVCDGWVFDRIQESLRIAQMQMHAPWDELRDLADKIGIPELGDVGAIMRSSGSEGAQVHETLRSRADSLRDQIRTDNLARAEGVTSKLDIPGALLVFVLLGFVVYPFIARV
- a CDS encoding TadE/TadG family type IV pilus assembly protein produces the protein MRRAAFPRCRRAMAGARRHLAAGDRELGANPVELAVVMPLILVLLFASLQVAAVFLARSTALNAAQGGVNAQRLYDAPDDAGVVSATRFLNATGGWLVGWAKTGPSCVTTDTEVTCTVRGRSLSVVPGVDFAVRQTAHGTVERETTP